A window of Candidatus Peribacteraceae bacterium genomic DNA:
CGCGCCCATCCAGGCTTTTGCGGACCGCATTGCAGCCTGGTTCGTTCCCGCGGTCATCATCATCGCCATCCTCACGTTCGCCGTCTGGTTCGCGCTGGGGTCTTCCCTCAGCTTCGCGCTCATGGCCTTTACGGCGGTGATCGTGATCGCCTGCCCGTGCGCATTGGGTCTCGCCACGCCCACGGCCATCATGGTTGGCACGGGGAAGGGCGCACAGCAGGGCATCCTCATCAAGGGCGGGGAACCGCTGGAAGCGGCGGACAAGATCACGGCGATCGTCTTCGACAAGACGGGGACGCTCACCAAGGGGAAGCCGGAAGTCACGGACGTGGTGGCCGCGGGAGCGATGGGGACAGACGAGGTCCTCACAATCGCAGCCAGCCTGGAGCGTTCCTCCGAACATCCTCTGGCGGAAGCCATTTACGCGTATGCGCAGGGGAAAGGCATCGCGCTGCGGGATGTGACGGAGTTCACTGCCGTTCCGGGGCAAGGGATTCAGGCGCAGATCGTCGGTGTCACGTACTTCTTCGGAAACCGGATGATGGTCGGGAAAGGTGCGGCAGCGTTGACCGAAACGCTGGAGAAGACGCTGCAGGAGCTGGAGGAACAGGGGAAGACGGCGATGGTCTTGGCGACGAAGGAGGCGGTGCTCGGTATCGTCGCCGTCGCCGATACCCTTAAAGAAACAACGAAGGAGGCGGTGGACCGATTGCGGCGCATGAAGATCGCCACGTACATGATCACGGGTGACAACGAGAGGACGGCGCGCGCCATTGCGGGACAAATCGGGATGGAGAACGTGCTTGCGGAAGTGTTGCCCGCAGACAAGGCGCAGGCAGTGAAGAAACTGCAGGAAGCGGGGCATAGTGTTGCCATGGTCGGCGACGGCATCAACGACGCCCCCGCGCTGGCGCAGGCGGAACTGGGCATCGCCATGGGTTCGGGGACGGATGTGGCCATGGAGACGGGCGGTATCGTCATCATACGGAACGACCTGCGCGATGTGATCACCGCCATCAGGCTCTCTCGCGAGACCATGGGAAAGATCAAACAGAATATGTTCTTCGCCCTCTTTTACAACGTGATCGGCATCCCCATAGCGGCTCGCGCCCTCTATCCCCTCCTCGGCTTGGTTCTCCGGCCGGAACTGGCGGGGTTGGCCATGGCATTCAGTTCCGTATCCGTGGTCACCAATTCTCTCCTCATACGCTTCTTCCGTCCCGGACGCATCAACTGGCTCTCCGCCCTTGCGCCCGCCGTGATGGTCGTAGGTTTCACGGCCCTCTTCCTCGGTTTTGCGGTCTTCAGTTCCGGCCGCATGTCGTGAAGACATGTGTCACGGAGCTCGTTGCTCAAAGAATGGCATTGAACAGGTAGCCGGTGATGATGATCCCCGCGCCCACCGTCCCGAAGAACAGGAAGAGCAGCTTGAGCTTCATCACGCGTCGGAGGATGAGGAATTCCGGCAGGGAGAGGCCGGTGACGGCCATCATAAAGGCGAGGACGGTGCCGATGGCAACGCCCTTCTCCGTGAGCACGGAGACCAGCGGCATGATGCCGGCGGCGTTGGAGTAGAGCGGGATGCCGATGA
This region includes:
- a CDS encoding heavy metal translocating P-type ATPase produces the protein MERVSLSLSGMHCASCALLIERGLKKTPGVQQANVNFAAEKASILFDTSAVHVEDLLLAVKKAGYAAVLVDEKDRDYERKKREAEIRGYRDRLIVGAVFSIPMLYFMMLDFFPSLPGGSFLFPYVGIASLLLTTPVQFIIGAGFYKGMWSSLKMKTFNMDSLIAIGTSTAFVYSAVNFFLYVARMGSVLGQGGDKIPELYFETAAFLITFVILGKWLEAKAKGQVSDAIRKLMNLQARSARVVRGGKTLDIPVEEVVAGDTIVVRPGETVPVDGTIVKGRSSVDESLLTGESIPVEKNPGDRVIGATLNKNGGFEYRAEKVGADTMLAQIIRLVEEAQGSRAPIQAFADRIAAWFVPAVIIIAILTFAVWFALGSSLSFALMAFTAVIVIACPCALGLATPTAIMVGTGKGAQQGILIKGGEPLEAADKITAIVFDKTGTLTKGKPEVTDVVAAGAMGTDEVLTIAASLERSSEHPLAEAIYAYAQGKGIALRDVTEFTAVPGQGIQAQIVGVTYFFGNRMMVGKGAAALTETLEKTLQELEEQGKTAMVLATKEAVLGIVAVADTLKETTKEAVDRLRRMKIATYMITGDNERTARAIAGQIGMENVLAEVLPADKAQAVKKLQEAGHSVAMVGDGINDAPALAQAELGIAMGSGTDVAMETGGIVIIRNDLRDVITAIRLSRETMGKIKQNMFFALFYNVIGIPIAARALYPLLGLVLRPELAGLAMAFSSVSVVTNSLLIRFFRPGRINWLSALAPAVMVVGFTALFLGFAVFSSGRMS